The following are encoded together in the Limanda limanda chromosome 12, fLimLim1.1, whole genome shotgun sequence genome:
- the LOC133015060 gene encoding phospholipase A and acyltransferase 4-like, which produces MTLVLFKGKPGDLIEIFRKAFQHWAIYIGKNEVVHFVLDGGLSTGLSASLSSTGKVLREKLTDVVGNDRYKVNNHLDKRRKARDPSIIVKEACAMVGHELKYSIATFNCEHFATKMRYGVGVSQQVCI; this is translated from the exons ATGACCCTCGtgctc tTTAAAGGAAAACCAGGAGACCTGATCGAGATCTTTCGTAAGGCCTTTCAGCACTGGGCCATCTACATCGGAAAGAATGAAGTGGTTCATTTCGTGTTAGATG gtgGTCTGTCAACTGGCTTGTCGGCGAGTCTGAGCAGCACCGGAAAGGTGTTGCGTGAGAAGCTCACCGATGTGGTCGGCAATGACCGTTACAAGGTCAACAATCATCTGGATAAGAGGCGCAAGGCTCGTGATCCTTCCATCATAGTGAAGGAGGCCTGTGCGATGGTGGGCCACGAGCTAAAGTACAGCATTGCCACTTTCAACTGTGAGCACTTTGCTACCAAGATGCGATACGGCGTGGGAGTGTCTCAGCAGGTGTGTATCTAA